A segment of the Petrotoga olearia DSM 13574 genome:
GGGTAGAGAATTCACAAATTCCTTTAAGCCCGATTTAAGTAAAACCTTTTGATATTGTTCCTCATCTAGTTCATCAACGATTTTTATATTTTCTGCTATCGAAGAGTTTAAGAGAAAAATTCTCTGCGATACGATTGAAAAAAGTTTTCTTAACGATTTTTTTGAGATCTTTTTCAAGTCTGTTCCATTGACCAATATCTTCCCATCATAGTTGTTATAAAACCCTAAAAGCAATCTTATTATCGTCGATTTACCGCTTCCATTTGGACCCTTTAAAAGTATTTTAGTACCTTTTTTGGCATTTAAATCAAAGTTTTCTATCACATAATCATTACCATCAGGATATTTAAAGCTTACATTTTTCATCTCTATCTCATTTATTTGGTTTAATTCTAATTCATCACCAGTTTCTTCCTCTTTTTGGTATTTGAAGAAAAAATTTCTAATTCTTTCCAAAGCAACGAAGGCTGGTTGGATAGTCAACATCGTTGTGTTCCAATTTAAAACAGGGGCATATAATTTAGAAAAATAACCTGCGAATGCCATATAGGTACCGATAGAGATATTTTCATTTAGAACTGCACTTCCTCCAACGTATAGCAAAAATACACTTGCAAGAGAAGAAAAAAGTGTCAATAACTCCGTTCCCCCTGATATCGAGATTCCCCTTTTTATCATCGTCTTTGCAAATTGTTCACTCGCTTGGTTTATCTCCTTTATCTGTTTTTCTTCTATGCCAAGTCTCTTTATTTCTTCTCCACCTAAAATCGCTTGTTGCAATTTCCCGCTGTACATTGCACCTTTTTCAAGAGAGGCATGAGTGAATTTTTTAAGAGATCTTCCAAAGATTTTTGTTACTATACCGAATACAGGAACCATTAAAAGTAATAGAATAGTGAGCTTAAAGTTCATTGAAAACATAATAAAAAGAGCACCTACAAATTCAAAGATGCTTATGATCGCTCTTAGGGTATTCATGGAGAAAAAGGAACTCAAGGAGTCAACTTCTTTCATTCGGGCAAGGATATACCCGCTTTCGTTGGTCGTAAAAAATTCTAATGGAAGATTCAAAATATTTTTGTTGAGATCTTTCTTCATATCAAGAAGTGTATGTTGATTTAAAAAGGTGAACAACACGGAAGAACTGTAGTTAAGTATACTTTGTAAAAGATAGGTACCAACAAGGATCAACACATATTTAATAAGAACATTCATGTTCCTTGCCATAATCCCTTTATCAAAAGCGAGTTTTGTGAGATAAGGGGGTAAAAGAGCAACCAAAGTGAGTACAATTAGCATAATCATGCCCAAGATAAAAAACCATATTCTCCTCTTTGTATATTTAAAAACAAAACTTAAAGTACCGAATTTACTTAAGAACATTTTTATCTCCTCTATTTGGTACTTTTACCTTTAAAAATTCTACATACGAATCATTCATCCACTTGCATTTATCAATATCCATCAATCCATCTTCAACCGCTTTTCTAGCTCTTAAAATACAAGGCCAACAGAAATGAAGTAACTCACAATCACCGCAAATTTCCCTATTGGGAGGAACAATTTTAGAATAGAAAAAAGTTTCTTCTTTGTGATTCTCGAAAAATTTCGTTGGGTTATCAGGATCGATTATTCCGATAACGTCTCTTTTTGGTTCTGACATAACACATGGTCTCACAGCAAAATCAGGACCAACGGTGAAGTTTTTCCAACCGGCTCCACAATTTTTTGAATGCTTCAATAGATCCCCAGATTCTTCTTGTACTATGGGTATAATTCCTTCGTATTTTTTTATTACCTTGTTCCCTTCTTCAAAAAGTTTTAGTGCATATTCCTCTTTCCATTCAATATTTTTCCCTTTTCCGAAAGGAAGTGATGCAGAAAAAGTGAAAAATCTTGCGCCTAAATTCACAGACAATTCTGCAGTTTTATCCAACTGATCGATATTTTCAGGTGTTACCACCATCGCTACTCTAACAAAGAAATTGTGGTTTACCAATTTTTTGATGTTTTTAACAGTAGATTCCCAAGCCCCTTTTTTGCCCCTAAATTTATCATGATATTCTGGATCGTAACTATCTAAGCTAACCCCCCATATTATTTTATCTGCATATGGTTCCAACTCTTCCGTTGAATTTTCTGGTAATTTAACTCCATTTGTTAGTACTCCAACCGTTATACCTCTTTCCAAGATATACTTTAAAATCTCTGTAAAATGCGGATGTAAAGTAGGCTCTCCACCAGTTATTTCAACCATAGATAGAGTTTCTTTATTCAATTTTTCAACCATTACTTTTAATTTTTCTGAATCGATAAA
Coding sequences within it:
- a CDS encoding ABC transporter ATP-binding protein — translated: MFLSKFGTLSFVFKYTKRRIWFFILGMIMLIVLTLVALLPPYLTKLAFDKGIMARNMNVLIKYVLILVGTYLLQSILNYSSSVLFTFLNQHTLLDMKKDLNKNILNLPLEFFTTNESGYILARMKEVDSLSSFFSMNTLRAIISIFEFVGALFIMFSMNFKLTILLLLMVPVFGIVTKIFGRSLKKFTHASLEKGAMYSGKLQQAILGGEEIKRLGIEEKQIKEINQASEQFAKTMIKRGISISGGTELLTLFSSLASVFLLYVGGSAVLNENISIGTYMAFAGYFSKLYAPVLNWNTTMLTIQPAFVALERIRNFFFKYQKEEETGDELELNQINEIEMKNVSFKYPDGNDYVIENFDLNAKKGTKILLKGPNGSGKSTIIRLLLGFYNNYDGKILVNGTDLKKISKKSLRKLFSIVSQRIFLLNSSIAENIKIVDELDEEQYQKVLLKSGLKEFVNSLPLKDKTPVGENGIKLSGGQIQKIAIARAIAKANSDVYVFDEATAHLDSETRELIKKFIKEELNDKICVIIDHSNNFDDICNKIIDLTKEEQLKN
- a CDS encoding radical SAM protein, encoding MYDINKYAILNNHYKLLEFPTYGVLQVKSDNMKNRDRIIQIDGKENIEKGLFLKQASSFINHDAVELFKLCNGSKTLKEIFEMFSNDDKIRQFLFRAIERNHVSLVDKPSVDGLDVRGTKDFFLPLHMSIELTDGCNLNCKYCYRREDIRKSTFIDSEKLKVMVEKLNKETLSMVEITGGEPTLHPHFTEILKYILERGITVGVLTNGVKLPENSTEELEPYADKIIWGVSLDSYDPEYHDKFRGKKGAWESTVKNIKKLVNHNFFVRVAMVVTPENIDQLDKTAELSVNLGARFFTFSASLPFGKGKNIEWKEEYALKLFEEGNKVIKKYEGIIPIVQEESGDLLKHSKNCGAGWKNFTVGPDFAVRPCVMSEPKRDVIGIIDPDNPTKFFENHKEETFFYSKIVPPNREICGDCELLHFCWPCILRARKAVEDGLMDIDKCKWMNDSYVEFLKVKVPNRGDKNVLK